The window TGTAAGTTCGTCTCCCGAAGGGTTATTGAAATTTGAAGCATGTATTAAGCACGAAAAAATTGAGTGTAAAGGTCTTATGGTTTTGGATGTTCCTACTAGGTGGAACACCACCTATTTGATGTTGAGAGATGCCTTAAAGTTCCAAAAGGCTTTTGAGAAGCTAGAAGAAGGTGATGAAGATTATGGTAGCCATTTCTTAGAGGATGAGAGTGGGTTAAAAATGATAGGTCCACCTACAGTTGATGATTGGGAAAACGTTCGggcttttgtttggtttttgaagattttttaTGATGCAACCTTGAAGTTTGGTGCTTCAGGTGTCACTTCCAATATCTGTTTTGATACATTGTGTTCACTTCGATCTAAGTTGACAACATTGAGCCAAAGTCAAGATTCACTTTTGGGGAAAATGGCAACTAGTATCAAAACAAAATATGACAAATATTGGGGTTCTCTCGACGACAACAAGCTGTTGATTGTTTCAGTTGTGCTTGATCCACGATTTAAGTTGGATTATGTGGGATTTTGTTTTGGTGAGATATATGGTGATTCCATGGTTGAAGAGATGGAGAAAGGGGTCAAAGAGCTTTTGTTTCGTCTTTACGAGGTTTATAGTGCATCGGATTCCACTCCTAGTTGCACCGAAGCTTCTAATGGTGATCAGTGTCATTACGAATGGATGAATAAGTTTCTAgagttcaaagaaaagaaaggttTACTGTTAAGAAATGAGGTGGATAGGTATTTGTCAGACAGTTGTGAGAATACAGCAGATGACACTTTTGATATGCTGCATTGGTGGAAAGTAAACTCTACAAAGTATGGAATGCTGTCGCGTATTGCGAGGGATGTCTTTGCTATCCCCGTATCTACAATGGCTTCATCTGAGTCTGCATTTAGCACAAGATGGTGTGTTCTAAATAAGTACTGGAGCTCGTACCCTCCTAGCTTTGTGCAGGCCTTGATGTGCTCACAAGATTGGCTACGAAGCCTACCATCTTCTCCTGTCATggtagatgatgatgaagtatTAATTGAGGATGCGATATTTTACAAAGAAATCGAGTcaggtaacaattcaaattcTTTGTTCTTTCTTATTAACCTATTACTTATACATATGGTCAGTGTAGAGTTTATGGATTTCTTCAAACACTTTCCATGGTTTTGTGTAGAGTTCTATAACGGAGGGCTATCAGATAACGAAGGCCTATCAGACAATCTCATGTCCGATAACGAAGGCCTGTCAGATTATGAAGGTATTGTTTTGGTGTGTTAACAACATTCTCTTATCAAATTAATCATATCAGATGGTTAACAATGTAAGATGATCTTGTGTTTGATTAACAGATCTCTTCGAGGATTGAAGTTTTGAACTTCAAATCGAATTGTGGATCATGAGAGCTTGGAAGTGGTGGAGGATTCCCGATGTGCATGGCAGTGGAGAAATTGTTTGGCATTGGATAACTTGAACTGATTGGCTGGACCATTTAGTCTGATAGACAACAATTACCCAATTACCCTTAATCTATGTACTTTCTGTTGTATTTTGTTTCTGAGTGTGACGcaatgttgtcaaattgtaTTCAAAACCAGATCATTACTGAGACATGCACTCATGAATTTTGTCAAattcatcttttttttcttctccttttctcCTACTTTTGCATTAGCCAAATACCCCCTATTTTCTGCGGGGTGACTTactcctctctcttcttcttttttaattttttttaatacaacgatATATTCACATAACAGTGAGTGTTACGATGTTGGTCCTCTATTAGTTGAACTATCAaactaataatatttttttccaGGTAGCACTCAATTGACCCAACTTTTGCATGTAGAGTCATATATACACAAATGATGTATGGATTACATATGTTAGAGTTCGTTCCCCTTTGGTATTGTAATGAAAGTGGTGGAAATGGGGAATAATCTGAAAGAAAAAGGATCAATCACTGTGACTAACACCACCAAAAGGAAATGAACTCGGAGAAACTTCACCAAAAAGTGGAAAGGATTAATCTTTGTGGCGGAAATGCGGAAATATGTAGACTATTCTAATTTCGTTCCCTTTTAAGCATTATTGGGATTAATCTCGTCCTCTCTTCCCTTTAGCTCCAATTAAGTTTCTTTtgagcaaaaagaaaaaggaaaaagcttCTTCACAATAGATATATTGGTACTTCGTCGTTTCCAAGTATTTAATTTGACATTCACATAGAAAAAAGGCCTTGAAACAGCCACTCTGAGAAACTTCATATGAACAAGTCATTTTTGGTCATTTCTAATTAAACCTTTCAATccttcttaattaattattgaatGAGGATTCTctttggatcctctttgtaaggatcTTGGAGATCCTCCAATCAcgtctgttcatcgtacatcgtgcagtcaattttcgtcaggtattgtttatattcaattttaaataaaaaaaattacaataatttttgACCGCATGATGTACAATAAACGGATATGATTGGAGGATTtccggaatcctcacaaagaggatcctcattcttaattATTGAGCACCAATCTTCTTTGAAAGGAGGGCAAAGTGaacgaaacaaaaacaaattaataaacGATAATAATGTTGACTTTTCTTAATAAACAACGATTATAATAAGGTAGCTGAGCTGTGATGAGAAGATTGAATGTTAATGGCCATGGTTACCAAATGTTGCAAAAATATAAGTTTAATGACGATCGTGCTGCAAACGTTTTAGGTTTTCTGGCCCTCTACATATTTCTCACcagaaaatattaatattttctgCATTATATTTTTGTTGTCCCTCCAACAGCAATGGTTTTTGTCTCCTGCTGCTGAAGCAAAATGGGTGGTGCTTGTTATAGGGTCATGAATGAAAGGTTTGACTCGCATATTTTGTTGGTTAACAAGCAGCATGGCGGCTAAACATTCTTTTGTAGGTTCATGAATTAAGAACTTTAATTTGTATGAAAAATCCCTAAGCGGTTTAAATTGAAAATGTTAGAGAGATCGTATTTTTGTGTAGGAAAAATTAGTGTCTCGTCCCTAattcttactgttcattgactaagaccttattagttctcaaattttgattcaagtccctatcattaatgtgataatgaatttacatgtttattatacaatttttttaatataaaaattagtaattaatttagggtttaatgctcacacctctattaaacttctaattaattttcaattcaaacatttcgaaaataataaaaaattaaattaaattaagtttgtacctattagtttttttttttatatatataaaaagattctcaattttttaatcttaaatgtacccattcatataaattttcaatttttttaatcttaaatgtacccattctcaaatatatcaatttgttatatgtaaaatgtaccctttttttaatataaaatccattcaaattttttaatccatgtttaaacctatatgggtacattctttttcgttgatttgagaatgtatccatgttttggtacaataactttttttgttaattttggttaatgtacccatacataaatgcgcgcacacacacacacacaatataatagagagtataatttatattttattatttttaatcccataaattatgggttttatttaaaatctcattaatataaacaattacaaatttcaatttttaatttttaatttaaaaaatatagtaacttacattattacattaatgtcagggacctcaataaaaaactaaaaactaacaaggtttcaatcaaagaatattgatagctatgGACCGCATCGAAAGTATCCCTTTTGTATATCATGTTAGTGTAGTAGTAAATGATATATACAGGTCACATCATTTAGATGTTGATTATCACGTGAACTATTGAGCACATCTCATGATACATAAATATGTGGTCTCCTAATTTAGTTTGTATAAAATCATTTTGGTTTTATATCATCGTATTAAAAAAGGGTCAAGTGTTTTTACTAAAATTCAAGCAtttttcttcttgaaagttTATCAAAATCATTAAAAGTTGTCAGAAAGCGTTTTTAGCTCTTTAAGGCATCTCCAATGAAAAATGTAAAACGCCTTTAAATGGGtatttttcatcttttttttttaaattttccaatGGCGAAATGTAAATTATCTATCTTCACTAAGATGTAAATAAAAGCTAAAATTTACATTCTTTTTGGATCTCAAATTTACATCCCGCCTATCGAAGTAGATTTTTCATTTACATctactaaaaatataaaagagaacgtaaatatattttttgcatctcaaatttggaatactacaaacacacacactcacacacaccaaaaaaaaaaaaaaaaaaacagaaaacatgattggcaatttttttattaaaaaaaaagcgtTGACTAATGTGAGGAGAATTTCAGCAAGCTCGAACAAACCAATATTCTTcgaccaaaacataaaaaatggaACGAAAGAATCGCATATCAAGACGTGGTGCATGTCTTTTTCTATTTTCCACGGTCAGACCATTTGAGTTGATCAATTTTTCAATCATCGTATGAATTATAAGATGAGAAATACATTATAAATTTGGTTGAAGAGAATGTATGAGTCTCTTGAGTCTAAATCAACCGTACCAAACAAATTTTGATGATCCCCATCAACCGTATATAcgtaaataattaattatccaAATTCACTAATAAAGGAATTATATCTCATTTTAATAACAAATATGGAATTAAAACAACATGACTTGAACTTGTACACATTCAGAGATGATGCTCGAAACCCTAGCTAGTATTTAAGGAGGGCTAGGGTTGAGCATGAAGACGTACAGACCAAGTAATTAATTAAGCAAAATCCAAGAAGAAAAGAATGATGACAAATGTTAGTCTCATTGATCTTTCATTATTTCTCTTGTTAATATTTCATTTCTCTCAAAATCCAACGGCGGACGCTGCCGGTGGCAAATGGCAAGTGTTGAAGAACGTTGGCATTTCCGCCATGCACATGCAGCTCTTAAAAAACGACCGCATCATCCTCTTCGACCGCACCGACTTCGGCAAATCCAACTTGTCATTACCCAACGGTAACTGCGTCAACAACGACTGCACCGCCCACTCCGCAGAGTTCACCGTCCAAACCAATGCCGTCCGCCCCCTCACCGTCTTATCCGACGTCTGGTGCTCCTCCGGCTCCATGGCCCCCAACGGTAACTTAATCCAAACCGGCGGCTTCAACGGTGGAGAGCGCCGCGTCAGGGTTTTCCAACGGTGCACGGGTTGTGATTGGAAGGAGATTGTGGACGGCGTAAACGTGCGCCGTTGGTACGCCACCAATCATGTTCTGCCCGACGGACGGCAGATTATCGTCGGCGGCAGGAGGCAGTTCAACTACGAGTTTTATCCCAAGACGCCATCGTCTAGCAGCGTCTACAGTTTACCGTTCCTTTCGCAGACCAACGATGCCGGCGAGGAAAATAATCTCTacccttttgtttttctcaacCCCGACGGCAACTTATTTATTTTCGCCAACAACCGAGCTATTCTGTTCAATTATGTGAACAACACCGTCGTTAAAAGCTACCCGCAAATACCTGGTGGCGACCCCAGGTCGTACCCCAGCACCGGTTCAGCCGTGTTGCTGCCGTTGAAGAACTTGACGGCTCCGTCGGTTGAGGCTGAGGTTTTGATCTGCGGTGGAACTCCAAAAGGATCTTACACCAAGGCAACAAACGGTACTTTTGTCGGAGCTCTAAACACATGCGCTCGGATCAAAACAACTGATCCGAACCCGCAGTGGGTTGTTGAGACTATGCCTCAAGCTAGAGTCATGGGTGACATGATATTGCTCCCAGATGCCACCGTTTTGCTCATCAATGGTGCCTCGTCTGGGGCTGCGGGATGGGAACTTGGACGTAACCCAGTTCTCAACCCTGTTGTGTACCGACCCAATAACGCGGTCGGATCACGATTCGAACAACAAAACCCTACAACCATACCGCGGATGTACCATTCCACAGCATTATTGGTACGCGATGGTAGAGTGCTCGTTGGAGGTAGTAACCCTCATGATAAATACGAGTTTGGCAACAACGTGCTTTTCTCAACAGAATTGAGATTAGAGGCATTTAGTCCTCAGTATCTCGACGCTAAGTACGCGGATTTGCGTCCTACGATCATTGCACCTCTAAACCAAGCCAAAATCCGCTATGGAATAAAACTAGCCGTTCAATTCTCACTTACGGGCACGCTAGCAACGAATTCAGTGTACCTGACAATGGTGGCGCCGCCTTTTAGCACGCATTCGTTCTCAATGAATCAGAGGCTGCTGGTTCTTGGTGCGGAGAACGTACGACAGGTAGGGCCAACGACGTATCAAGCTCAGGTGACGACGCCGCCTTCGGGAAACCTTGCACCTTCCGGGTTTTACATTTTGTATGTGGTTCATCAACAAATTCCAAGCGAGGGCATCTTTGTCCAAATTCTGTGAGAAATTTGGGGAAGGTACATTGATTTTACATTGTGTAAGGTAAAGTTGCAActttcttttgtattttgttATCTTTTTACCAAACTTAATCGTAAAGTTTGTATCTAATCTGatgaataaaattttattttagcaAAATGATTTTGTGATTTAACTTTAATCTCTACTCTAATATTCGCAAATTTGCTCGATTATATGAAGAATAGTAGTTTAAACTTACCTGAAAATCCCCGGCAGCAACCCAAGGTCGGCCGCATGGCCGTACTGCTACCTTAAAAACTTACAAGCTCAAATGTGGGGGATGAGGTTTTGGTTTGTGGCGGAGCTCCGAAAGGGTCTTATTCCAAAGCTGGAAATGGGACTTTTGCggaagcaacaaaacatgcgGGCCGATCAAAATAATCGACCCCAAGCCGCAGTGTGTTGTGAAGACCATGCCCCAAGCTAGAGTCATGGGAGATATGAGATTGCTCACCAACTGCTCTGCTTCGAATAGTAATGGTGCAGCGGTTGTGACTGCGGGTTGGGAATTCAACATAACCCGGTTCTGAACCTGGTTGTGTACAAACCAGACAATGCTGTCCGGTTACAGTTACCCGAAAACAACCCCTCTCCCGAATACAAGACTATTTAACAGCTCAAAGCTTTAAGAGTATCAGTCCATAGCTAGAGTAGGATGTTGTTCTACTTTGATTGAATCCGATGTCAATAATTTGACAAACATGGAGAAATACTTATGCCATGAGGATTTTGAACTCAGAGAACCAAAACTTATACAAAAAAAGTTGCGATGGAGCTCAACCGTGATCGTTTACAacataatattaaaaatattgtGGCGCAGCAATAAGCAGAAAACAGAAACGAAACTATCGTGTCGAAATCTGAACAAAAAATGCACCATGGGGCATCCTCCTCTACTGCAAAAGAAAGTCTCAAGCACATAGCAGGGAAGCTTACCCCAACCAAATGGAGCTCTCGGACTCTTGAGCAAGTAAAACTCATCGCTTCAGCAACCTTTCCCAGCTCATAAGAGTTCCCAGCTTTCTTAAAGCACACATGATGTTGCTACATTTAATCCGGTTCCTCAGTTAAATGGGACACATTCACGTCAATGCACGCGAGGTGAGCCTTTTGGTGGAACATGCTAATAAATCACTTCCTGTCCAAAGCAGATTCCATCATTTCCAATTAGTGAATGATTATGAAATACAATTATGGCGAACTATCATGCTCAAAATCTAGTTTACTTCACGTAGATCGTATGAACTCTATATGTACATGCATCCATATATGACATTTAAAGAATGTATTAGCAGGTAACTCATACCGTTTCTTCCTCAGCTGGAGGCACtgcaccatcatttttcaacatgACAAACAGGAAGCAATAAATAATCCTCGCGAGTTAGTCAAGAAGAAAATATC is drawn from Malus domestica chromosome 14, GDT2T_hap1 and contains these coding sequences:
- the LOC103453971 gene encoding aldehyde oxidase GLOX1-like; amino-acid sequence: MMTNVSLIDLSLFLLLIFHFSQNPTADAAGGKWQVLKNVGISAMHMQLLKNDRIILFDRTDFGKSNLSLPNGNCVNNDCTAHSAEFTVQTNAVRPLTVLSDVWCSSGSMAPNGNLIQTGGFNGGERRVRVFQRCTGCDWKEIVDGVNVRRWYATNHVLPDGRQIIVGGRRQFNYEFYPKTPSSSSVYSLPFLSQTNDAGEENNLYPFVFLNPDGNLFIFANNRAILFNYVNNTVVKSYPQIPGGDPRSYPSTGSAVLLPLKNLTAPSVEAEVLICGGTPKGSYTKATNGTFVGALNTCARIKTTDPNPQWVVETMPQARVMGDMILLPDATVLLINGASSGAAGWELGRNPVLNPVVYRPNNAVGSRFEQQNPTTIPRMYHSTALLVRDGRVLVGGSNPHDKYEFGNNVLFSTELRLEAFSPQYLDAKYADLRPTIIAPLNQAKIRYGIKLAVQFSLTGTLATNSVYLTMVAPPFSTHSFSMNQRLLVLGAENVRQVGPTTYQAQVTTPPSGNLAPSGFYILYVVHQQIPSEGIFVQIL